ATGAAGAGGAACCGATGATGAAAGGCGCTATGGCAGAATTGATTGCGCTAGGCTGCAAAGTAAAATCACTCGGGACATATTATACATATGCCACTCCGGAATGAGGTGAAAAGCATGAAACGAATCTTATTATTTGATGGAGAGTGCAATGTCTGTGATGCAAGTGTCCAGTTTATTATAAAACGTGACCCGAAAGCATTGTTTCAGTTTGCCTCGCTTCAAAGTGATATTGGAGTAGCTTTATTGAAAAAGTATGATGTGCCGGAAACAACGGACAGCATTGTGTTTATAGAAAATGACCGGCATTATACGGAATCGACGGCCGCACTTAATATTACACGAAATTTATCAGGTTTATGGAAGTTGTTTTATGTATTTATCGTTGTACCAAAACCGGTTCGCGATCTTGTGTATCGCTGGATTGCAAAAAACCGCTACAAATGGTTCGGGAAAAAGCAGGAATGCATGTTACCGTCACCAGAACAGCGAAAACGATTTTTATAAAATGTACAGGTGCACTCTGCTTTATGCGGAGTGCATTTTTTGATTGTTAGGATCGATCAGGTTTTTATTGGAACAATGTTGCCTATTATTAGAAGAATGTAGGTATTTATTCGAAAAAGAAATGATGTTATTAGAACTCGGGTGAATTTTGGATACGCACTACAGTATTTTAATACGTATAGGGCTGAAAAAAATAGGCGTATCGAATATATTAGAACTTTGTTGCGGGATATTAGCACAAATCATACGGATACTTGTACATCCTGCTGCGATAGAACATCCGGGCGATATATTAGAAAATCGCCATTTTATTAGAAGATAAAATTTATATTAGAAAATCTGCAAATATATTAGAAATTCCGTCAAGAAATCAAACTTTCCAATAACGGAGCTCGTCTAATTGATGAAAGGAGGTATTCCGGTGGAAGGTTATTTAATAAATGATACCGCTAACTTATCAAATGAAGCGATTATAGATGAACTAATGCAACATTACGGAGACGACGTATTAAAGCTTGTCATGCAATATGTACATAACAACTCGATTGCCGAGGATCTGACACAGGAAATTTTCGTTAAATGCTACAGGGCACTTCCTTCTTTCCAATACGGATCGTCGTTAAAAACATGGCTTTGGCGCATTGCAATTAACCATTCAAAAGATTATCTGAAAAGCTGGTATGCCAAAAATGTTGAAGCTAAAGATGATGAAGTTTTTATGCAAGTGGAAAGCAGTATTTCCGTTGAACAGGAGGTCATCCAGCAACAGGAAGATGATAACTTAGTAAAGGCGGTCATGGCGCTGCCGATTAAATACCGTGAAGTTATTTATTTATGTTATTACGAAGATCAGACGATGAAGGAAATGGCTGATGTACTGCAAATTAACGAGAGTACAGTAAAAACGAGGCTTCGAAAAGGGAAGCAACTATTAAAAAAACATCTGGAGCGTGAAGAAAATGGATGATCGTTTAAAAAATTTGAAAAAAGCGATGGATCGCACTGCATTTTCCAGCATGAAGTTCACAGAGCAGCATAAAGAAAATGTTCAGCGACAGTTAAGCGCTGAGGAGTTGAAAAAGGTTATTTTATCACTACTTTTTGAAGCGAAGTCCGGTATTGAAATTACGCAATTACTCCATGTAAGGGGGATACATGATGTTGTCAACAATGAGGGGATGATCTATTCAATTCTTCACGAACAGGAAAGCGATGGATATGTGCTTGCCAATTGGAAGGAAGGCGTTAAGCGATACGAGTTAACGAAGACCGGTAAAAAACAATTACAGCAAGGCGGGCATGTGAAACTGACAATGAAGGAACGTCTATTGGGGGTGCGCATGCATGCAGAGTGAAAGGTTTTTAAGTAAAGTAACCGCCTTTATTCGGTCAAAGGAAGCTCAGGTTCATGTATATGGCGAATTAAAGCACCATATAGAACATTCGAAAAATGCATGGATGAAAAAAGGGTATACACCGGAGGAGGCCGAAAGAAAAGCAATCGAAGAAATGGGGTCGGCGTCTGAAATCGGAAAATCCATGGACAAAATCCACCGGCCGAAAATTGACTGGTTGCTGATTAGTTTAGTTGCCATTCTTTTAGGTGCAAGTTTTATCCCGATTTTATCATTTGACAGTACCATCATTTTTGGAGTTGATATGACCGATTATTTTATTCGAAATAAATGGCTGCACCTTCTATTTGCCGTAATATTGATTGCAGCACTGATGTATACCGATTATCGGAAGCTGGAGCGCTTCAGTCTAGCTATATATTTTGGTGCCCTTATTTTGTTAATGATATTAAATTATTTTCCGACAACTATGGTACAAGGGCAAAGCTATTTAATGGTAGGACCGATACAGATTCAAGCTTGGACCGTTTTACCATTGCTGCTCATTGCTTGGGCAGGCTTTTTTACGCAGAGAAAACTTAAAAGCTGGCAGTTAATCGTGTTATTTGTTTTGCCGTTATGGTTTATTTTAAGTGCACCAAGCCTGATAGCAGCCCTCATTTATGCAGGGGTAGTGACGGTATTATTTTTTGTTAGCGACTATTCCGCCAAGACAAAACTTGTGACAAGTTTAGCGGTAATCGGGTTCATAGTGAGTAGCATGTTCTTTATCATTCCTCGGTTGCACGATTATCAGCTTGTACGGTTTTATGCATTTTTGGATCCATCTAGCTATGCAACAACGGAAGGCTATGTTTATTTGGCAGTTAAAAATGCACTAAATGAAGCAGGGTGGTTTGGGGCAGAGAAAATTCGTTATATTCCGGAAGGGCATACAGACTTTGCTTTAGTACTGCTAATTCAGGAATTTGGATATATTGCGGGGATTGTTATCGTATCGGTATTATTTGCAATCGCCATTCGTATACTTTGGAAAGTGAACCGATTAACCCGTTCCTATGGCAAAATGCTTGTAATTGGAGCAGTATCTTTTTATTGCATGCAGTTTGGATATTCCGTTGCCATGATACTTGGCTGGTTACCGATTATCGGATTATCGCTTCCTTTTATAAGTTATGGTTTTACACCGCTCCTATTAAACTCATTTGTTATCGGGATTGCATTAAGTGTTTATCGCCGGAAAACATTGTTTAGAAATGGATTACAACGGGATTATTCATAAGAAAAACAGCTTATTCATCTGACAAGTGTCTTTTTGAATAAGCTGTTTTAACTTAGTTTTCAATTAAAAAGCCGCGCTGGCGTAATTTCGCTTCA
This window of the Solibacillus isronensis genome carries:
- a CDS encoding FtsW/RodA/SpoVE family cell cycle protein; translated protein: MQSERFLSKVTAFIRSKEAQVHVYGELKHHIEHSKNAWMKKGYTPEEAERKAIEEMGSASEIGKSMDKIHRPKIDWLLISLVAILLGASFIPILSFDSTIIFGVDMTDYFIRNKWLHLLFAVILIAALMYTDYRKLERFSLAIYFGALILLMILNYFPTTMVQGQSYLMVGPIQIQAWTVLPLLLIAWAGFFTQRKLKSWQLIVLFVLPLWFILSAPSLIAALIYAGVVTVLFFVSDYSAKTKLVTSLAVIGFIVSSMFFIIPRLHDYQLVRFYAFLDPSSYATTEGYVYLAVKNALNEAGWFGAEKIRYIPEGHTDFALVLLIQEFGYIAGIVIVSVLFAIAIRILWKVNRLTRSYGKMLVIGAVSFYCMQFGYSVAMILGWLPIIGLSLPFISYGFTPLLLNSFVIGIALSVYRRKTLFRNGLQRDYS
- a CDS encoding thiol-disulfide oxidoreductase DCC family protein, with protein sequence MKRILLFDGECNVCDASVQFIIKRDPKALFQFASLQSDIGVALLKKYDVPETTDSIVFIENDRHYTESTAALNITRNLSGLWKLFYVFIVVPKPVRDLVYRWIAKNRYKWFGKKQECMLPSPEQRKRFL
- a CDS encoding helix-turn-helix transcriptional regulator, whose protein sequence is MDDRLKNLKKAMDRTAFSSMKFTEQHKENVQRQLSAEELKKVILSLLFEAKSGIEITQLLHVRGIHDVVNNEGMIYSILHEQESDGYVLANWKEGVKRYELTKTGKKQLQQGGHVKLTMKERLLGVRMHAE
- a CDS encoding sigma-70 family RNA polymerase sigma factor produces the protein MEGYLINDTANLSNEAIIDELMQHYGDDVLKLVMQYVHNNSIAEDLTQEIFVKCYRALPSFQYGSSLKTWLWRIAINHSKDYLKSWYAKNVEAKDDEVFMQVESSISVEQEVIQQQEDDNLVKAVMALPIKYREVIYLCYYEDQTMKEMADVLQINESTVKTRLRKGKQLLKKHLEREENG